One Nitrospiria bacterium genomic window carries:
- a CDS encoding riboflavin synthase has translation MFTGIIEEVGIVASLQRDGKSARMTIRSKEVVQGVKIGSSISVDGVCLTAVHKTDEGFSVDVSPETFRVTHLGQVKEGEGVNLEGSLRLGDPLDGHWVTGHVDGVGFLRKRELAGESQILFFEIPQNLLRYCISKGSIAVDGISLTINQIGPKGVEVMIIPHTLKMTTLGDKSIGSPVNIETDLIGKYVQRLCSPSENS, from the coding sequence ATGTTTACAGGAATTATTGAAGAAGTGGGAATCGTGGCAAGCCTTCAGCGGGACGGCAAAAGTGCGCGAATGACCATACGTTCAAAAGAGGTCGTTCAAGGCGTGAAGATAGGGTCCAGTATTTCCGTTGATGGGGTCTGCTTAACAGCGGTCCATAAAACAGATGAGGGGTTTAGTGTGGATGTGTCTCCTGAAACTTTTCGGGTCACTCATTTGGGACAAGTCAAAGAAGGCGAGGGGGTCAATTTAGAAGGATCCCTTCGGCTTGGGGATCCTTTGGATGGTCATTGGGTGACCGGACATGTTGACGGGGTGGGGTTTCTTCGAAAACGGGAATTAGCTGGAGAAAGCCAAATCCTTTTTTTTGAAATTCCCCAAAATCTTTTGCGGTATTGTATTTCAAAAGGATCCATTGCCGTTGATGGAATAAGTCTTACCATCAACCAGATTGGCCCCAAGGGGGTTGAAGTGATGATTATTCCCCATACTTTGAAAATGACAACCTTGGGGGATAAATCAATCGGTTCCCCCGTTAATATTGAAACCGATTTAATCGGTAAATACGTTCAACGGCTTTGTTCTCCTTCCGAAAATTCTTAG
- a CDS encoding AAA family ATPase, translated as MKEEVLINEFRGVPNREIWAIGGGKGGTGKSFIAGNVGIYLAKMGKRVILIDADLGCANLHTCLGIPYPEATLSDFIKGKVAHIKDVVVPTGIPNLTLISGAQDILEIANPRYNQKMKLIRKIHELDFDYILLDLGAGTSFNILDFFLISDNGILVVLPEPTSIENVYRFIKASFYRRFKKVVKNKNIKEIIAIAMDQKNERGIKTPHDLIDQVTCIDETVGRKLQQEMYSFKPKMVVNQVRSPDDMALGFSMRSSCSKYFGIGVEYLGYIDYDDCVWQATKRKRPLMTEFPYATSARCLEKIVINLLKQEQLTFESIISRKS; from the coding sequence ATGAAAGAAGAGGTGTTAATAAACGAGTTTCGGGGGGTACCCAACCGTGAAATATGGGCCATAGGGGGAGGAAAAGGAGGGACCGGTAAAAGCTTTATTGCAGGAAACGTGGGAATCTACCTGGCTAAAATGGGAAAGCGGGTTATTCTCATTGATGCGGATTTAGGCTGTGCGAACCTGCACACCTGCTTGGGAATACCCTATCCGGAGGCTACCCTTTCGGATTTTATAAAAGGGAAGGTTGCTCACATTAAGGATGTGGTGGTTCCCACTGGCATTCCTAATCTGACCTTGATCAGTGGTGCTCAGGATATTTTGGAAATTGCCAACCCACGTTATAATCAAAAAATGAAACTTATCCGGAAAATCCATGAGCTGGATTTTGATTATATCCTTTTGGATTTAGGGGCTGGAACCTCCTTTAATATTTTGGATTTCTTTTTAATCTCCGATAATGGGATTTTGGTCGTTTTGCCGGAGCCTACCTCTATCGAAAATGTTTACCGTTTTATCAAAGCCTCTTTTTACCGGCGTTTTAAAAAAGTGGTGAAAAATAAAAACATCAAGGAAATTATTGCCATTGCCATGGATCAGAAAAACGAACGGGGAATCAAAACGCCCCATGATCTGATTGATCAGGTAACCTGTATTGATGAGACCGTAGGCCGAAAACTTCAGCAGGAAATGTATAGTTTCAAACCCAAAATGGTGGTGAACCAGGTACGGTCTCCTGATGATATGGCCCTTGGGTTTTCCATGAGGAGTTCCTGTTCGAAATATTTTGGAATTGGTGTCGAATATTTGGGGTATATTGATTATGATGATTGCGTTTGGCAGGCCACCAAAAGAAAACGGCCTCTGATGACGGAGTTTCCCTATGCGACCTCCGCCCGATGTCTTGAGAAAATTGTTATTAATCTACTCAAACAAGAGCAATTAACCTTTGAAAGTATTATTTCCAGGAAAAGTTAA